AGTGTATAAATCACAGGGTTCATCAAAGGAAAGATGACTGTGTGAAAGAGAGAAACTACTTTGTCAGCTGGGAAGGCTCTGAAGGGTCGAGTGTAGATGAAGATGGCAGGTCCAAACATGAGAAACACAATGATAATATGTGTAGTACATGTGGAAAGAGCCTTGTTCTTCCCTTCAGAGGAGTGTCCCTTCACACGGCAGAGGATGACTGCATAGGAGGCCAGAAGTCCCAGGAAGCACAGCAGGGTGAGCAGGCCACTGTTGGAGACCATCAGGAGCTCCACCACAAAGGTGTCTGTGCAGGCCAGCTTGATGACTTGCGGCACATCACAGAAGAAGTTATCCAACTGGTTGGGGCCACAGAACGGCAACTGGAGAATAAGGGCTACTTGTACAATGGAATGAGCAAATCCCCCAAGCCACAGGGCCAGCAGCAAGGTGTAGCAGACTCTAGCGTTCATGATGGTGGAATAGTGCAAGGGATGACAGATGGCGATGTAGCGGTCAAAGGCCATCACAACAAGAAGGAACATTTCCCCCGCCCCCAGGAAGTGCAAGAAAAAGAGCTGAGTGATGCAACCTCTGTaggagattattttctttttggagagGAAGTCCACCAGCATCCTGGGAGCCACAATGAAAGAGTAAGATGCATCCAGGAAAGCCAAGTTTCCCAGAAAGAAGTAGAGGGGGGCTGTGAGGCCAGGGTCTGATCTGATGGTGAGGATGATAAGGAAGTTTCCAGGGAGGATGATGAGATAGAAACCTAAGACAAGCACGAATACCAGGAGCTGAACATGTTGAGACTGGGTTAGACCCAAGAGAATGAAGTCTGTCAACACTGTGCTGTTCTCTGTCTCCATCCCTCCTCTGTCTGCAGAATAACAGAGAACAAAGTATATCTGTTATGAGCACCTTTCCATCTACTCAATAGCTCTTTTCcagagaaaaacatttaccaCATCAAACACTTGcctagctgaaaaaaaaaatgcatgtccCAAAACAGGTGACGTTTTGAGTTGACCTTTCTACTCTTCCCTTCTAGATCTCCCCCTAAGATGTTGTTCTCATAACCACACTTATTCCCACTTGCCCATGTGCTTCTATATAATTGTACTCCTCTAGGACTCTGGCTATATTGCTTGAGGTGTAGTCAGAATTtcctgattaaaaataaagttagagcagccccggtggctcagtggtgtagcgccgccttcagcccggaacaggatcctggagatccgggagtcccgcatcaggttcccggcatggagcctgcttctccctttgcctgtgtctctgcctctctctctgtgtatctgtcatgaataaataaataaaatctttaaaacaaataattaaaacaaaagttaatcATTATTGTATTTGtcagggttgtttttgtttttttttttttgaatagtgtTGGCGCACTGTGTCTAATATTTAGGTTTGATGTTGGGTTTTGGTCAGTTCTCTTCATTCTCACAGAGCACAGTGCTTTTCCAAGTGCTTCTTTTCTTTGGTTCCTATAAAATCCCCAGTTCCTGGTTGGTAGCTTTATGTCTTGTTTTCTAAATGTGTGTTCCTTACTTGTTCCTATTGCACTGTTCTGCTTCAGTGCCTTTGTGCACCTTTGTTCCAAACTGGTTTAGGGTCTCAAATAAGAATCTTACATTCTGCTAACACAGAGGTATTCCTCTAGGTACACCCTTGGTTGGCTCCCAATCCTGCATCCACTACACACCCTTTTcaaaaatcctaatttttaaaaaagattttatttatttattcatgagagagactgagagagagaaagagaggcagagacacaggcagagggagaagcaggttccatgtagggaacctgatgtggggctcaatcctgggtctccaggatcatgccctgggatgaaggtggcactaaactgctgagccacccaagctgctcCCAAAATCCCAATTAACTAATCCAGTTTTATTTGTTTGCCATGTATCCATTACCTACTCTTTCCTCAGATCTCAGAATGATAGCCAAATGATATCCTTcccacaaatattttcaaaaaaacttatcagaatatataaaatattttgaatatctcagctaacaaaatcaaaacatgaTAGAATTGAAATTGGCCATGTAGAATATTTAGTATGACATACTCATTGagtagatgagaaaaaaaagcaattgcaGTTAAGATTTTTAGTGTTGCAattacttcttttcttcattctcattcacaagtggtaagaaaaataaagctgtgtATTCCTCAGTTTAAACTTATTAGGACATTAATAATTATTGTATATACCTTGATAATATTTAGGTAGTTAATCACAATTTTGCTTGCATAAATATTTCCCCTCTTGAGGCTGTAATCTGGTCTAAATAAGAATTctatttagagatttatttaatggttattttctaatttgtatattactataattgtagaaatgtattttataagtaaagattcatatattgtgatttttattcatGTCTGACTGTTGGtgtgaattgtttaaaaaatgaaagattgcTAATTGTAACAATATGatatataatgtgatatataaCAAAATTTGTCTGGATTTTGAATTAtatgtaatgtttttaaaagtactatgaatacaatggaatacagTTTGACAATAAAGAGGAATGACAGATTGtgacatgctacaacatggagaAACTAAAAAACATTATGCTATATGACAGGAACCAGGCACAGAGGACCATGTATCGTTCtattcaatttttgaaaatttgcaaACAAGGTAAATtgatggagacagaaagtagaaaactGGTTGCCTAGGTCTATTGGTGGAATAAAGAGTAACTGCTAATATGAATTTTCtctttgaggtgatgaaaatgctctaaaatttatCACGGTAATACTTGCATAATGAAAATACACTTAAAACCATTGAAGTATACACCCTAAATGGCAAATGGTGTGCTATGTTGATTATAGctcaatacatctttttttaaaaagatgtgtttttttattgagagagagagagaaaaggcacagggctagggccagagggagagagagagaatctttaagcagactccctcagCTGACCATGGAggtggatgcagggctcaattccaagaacccaagatcacaacctgagctgaacccaagaattggacattcaactgactgcatcacccaggtacccctcaataaatctttttttgttctttttcaagtgcTATTATAGGTGGAGGGGAAAACTGGAGAAGGAGAAAGTCCTGACTGAAATTTGACAGAAATTTTTGATGGCATTTCTATAAAGAGAAGataagaagagaggaaaaaaagaaaaactaaaggaatatCAACTTTAAAAAGTCCATAAAGAAATTTATGGGAAATGTAGGCAATATGCTGATGTTTTCAGACACACATCTAAGAAACATCAGAACATATATTCTAGGTGATTAGTAACATTTCTAACTAGCAGCCAAATATTATGGGAAAGGAATTTATAATACATGGGCACGTGTGTGGGATACTTATTCACATATGTATAAACACACGTATAATGAGTATAAGAAACGAAACTAAtgggcaaaggggaaaaaagaaagagaaacagactcttaacaagaGATatcaaactggtggttaccacagggaaggtgggagggactGGGTtacataggtgatggggattaagttctacacttactgtgatgagcaccggTAAGTACGACGGGTGTCATATGGAAGTGCTCAATCACTAtctgtacacctgaaagtaagattacactgtaggttaactaactggaatttaaaaaaaaaaaactaaaaacaaaagaaatggggaaaaattatcTTTGGTGTCCTTGAAATTGCTTAGGAGCTTCCTTCTGTCTTTTACCCA
This region of Vulpes vulpes isolate BD-2025 unplaced genomic scaffold, VulVul3 u000000715, whole genome shotgun sequence genomic DNA includes:
- the LOC140597486 gene encoding olfactory receptor 4N5, with the protein product METENSTVLTDFILLGLTQSQHVQLLVFVLVLGFYLIILPGNFLIILTIRSDPGLTAPLYFFLGNLAFLDASYSFIVAPRMLVDFLSKKKIISYRGCITQLFFLHFLGAGEMFLLVVMAFDRYIAICHPLHYSTIMNARVCYTLLLALWLGGFAHSIVQVALILQLPFCGPNQLDNFFCDVPQVIKLACTDTFVVELLMVSNSGLLTLLCFLGLLASYAVILCRVKGHSSEGKNKALSTCTTHIIIVFLMFGPAIFIYTRPFRAFPADKVVSLFHTVIFPLMNPVIYTLRNQEVKASMKRLLSRHMAC